The segment GGCTCCAGCGCGAACTACCTGCTGCTGAAGGCGCTGCAGAAAGCCGGCGTGCGCTACGACGAGATTCGCCCGGTCTACCTGCCGCCCGCCGACGCGCGTGCCGCGTTCGAAAGCGGCAACGTCGATGCGTGGGCGATCTGGGATCCTTACTATGCGGCCGCGCAGGACACGCTGAAGGTCCGCACGCTGTCCGACTACACGGGCCTCGCGCCGACCAACAATTTCTACGAGGCGACGCGGGATTTCACGCAGCGCCATCCGGAGATCGTCGCCGTGACCCTGCAGCAGGCGCGCGCGACCGGCCTGTGGGTCAACCGGCATCCGGCCGAGACCGCCGCGCTGCTCGCGCCGAAGGTCGGCCTGCCCGAGCCGCTGGTCGAAGCGTGGATCAAGCGCGTGCCGTTCGGCGCGGTGCCGATCGACGAGCAGATCGTCGCGACCCAGCAGGGCGTCGCGGATGCGTTTTACGACGCGAAGCTGATTCCGCAGAAGCTGAGCGTCGCCGACAACGCATGGACCGACAAGCGCGTGGCGACTGCGCTCGCGACGAAGTAGTCAACCGGCCGCGTCGTTTGCCGAGCCGGGCATTTCGCCCCCGCAATGCTTGCAAAAACGCGCGTCCCGGTCGTGGTCCCCGGTGAAGCAATGCGGACACTGTCGGGGCGCGGAGCGATTGCCGGCAGGCCCCGGCGGCGTGCTGCGGGCGATTTCCGCGCTGACGATGCCGGTGGGCACCGCAATGATGCCGTAGCCGGTGATCATGACGAAGCTGGCCAGCGCTCGCCCGAGCGGCGTTTGCGGCGTGATGTCGCCGAACCCGACGGTCGTCAGCGTCACGATCGCCCAATAGATGCTGGTCGGAATACTCGTAAAGCCGTGCTCCGGGCCCTCGATCACGAACATCAGCGTGCCCAGCACGACCACCAGCAGAAGGACCGTGACCAGGAACACGGTGATCTTGCGCCGGCTGGCCAGCAGCGCCTTTTGCAACTGGGCTGCTTCACCGAGATGGCGGCTGAGGTTGAGGATGCGAAACACCCTGAGCAGGCGCAGGATGCGGATGTCGGCCAGAACCCGGCTTTCGGGAATGAACAGCCCCAGGTACAGCGGCAGGATGGACAGCAAGTCGATCACGCCGAAAAAGCTCTTCACGTAGCGCAGCGGGTGGCGCGCGCAGAGCAGCCGCACCCCGTACTCGATCGTGAACAGAATGGTGAACAGCCAGTCCAGCGCGGTCAGCAGCGTGCCGTAGCGCTGCTGAATGGAAACGACGCTCTCCAGCATCACGCAGGCGACCGAAACCAGGATGGTGATGGTCAGCGCCAGGTCGAATATGCGGCCGGCGCGCGTATCCGCCTCGCAGACGA is part of the Burkholderia ubonensis subsp. mesacidophila genome and harbors:
- a CDS encoding sulfonate ABC transporter substrate-binding protein yields the protein MIRFTRWITRTAAATLVAVCAAPAFAQGGADKVVRIGYQKAGLLSVVKAQGALETRLKPLGYRVQWFEFPAGPQLLEALNANSIDFGYTGAPPPVFAQAAGVRFVYVGAEPPAPHNEAVVVKPDSPIRSVADLRGKKVALQKGSSANYLLLKALQKAGVRYDEIRPVYLPPADARAAFESGNVDAWAIWDPYYAAAQDTLKVRTLSDYTGLAPTNNFYEATRDFTQRHPEIVAVTLQQARATGLWVNRHPAETAALLAPKVGLPEPLVEAWIKRVPFGAVPIDEQIVATQQGVADAFYDAKLIPQKLSVADNAWTDKRVATALATK
- a CDS encoding ion transporter, translating into MATQEKPIPLSNWRRKLYIVVCEADTRAGRIFDLALTITILVSVACVMLESVVSIQQRYGTLLTALDWLFTILFTIEYGVRLLCARHPLRYVKSFFGVIDLLSILPLYLGLFIPESRVLADIRILRLLRVFRILNLSRHLGEAAQLQKALLASRRKITVFLVTVLLLVVVLGTLMFVIEGPEHGFTSIPTSIYWAIVTLTTVGFGDITPQTPLGRALASFVMITGYGIIAVPTGIVSAEIARSTPPGPAGNRSAPRQCPHCFTGDHDRDARFCKHCGGEMPGSANDAAG